From Halorubrum salinarum, the proteins below share one genomic window:
- the purD gene encoding phosphoribosylamine--glycine ligase, which produces MTETVLVVGGGGREHAIARAVADDCALYACASVRNPGIRRLADGFEAIDETDPAAVADYATEVGADLAVIGPESALEAGVADALDDAGVYAFGPRAAEARLETDKAYQREFMEEHAIPGCPDYAVFDDTEAACEYIDEYDGDLAVKPAGLTGGKGVKVIGDQVTSEEAKAYLRDSDYDRVVLEERLVGEEFTIQAFVADGDLRTTPAVQDHKRAYEGDEGPNTGGMGSYSDTGPSLPFMREGDYEAAVEVLEAVVDALPEYKGVLYGQFMLTDAGPKVVEFNARFGDPEAMNTLPVLDTPFVDVLAAARDGDSLPELSFSGEATVCKYAVPDGYPTDPDAGAEIAVDEESAGDALLYYASVDERDGRLYTTTSRAFAVVGRGDSVAAAEAQAEDALAAAGDRVRIRHDIGTADLVQRRIDHMDDLRS; this is translated from the coding sequence ATGACGGAGACCGTACTCGTGGTGGGGGGCGGCGGGCGCGAACACGCGATCGCCCGCGCCGTGGCCGACGACTGCGCGCTGTACGCCTGCGCGAGCGTCCGGAACCCGGGGATCCGACGGTTGGCGGACGGGTTCGAGGCGATCGACGAGACCGATCCGGCCGCGGTCGCCGACTACGCGACCGAGGTCGGCGCGGACCTCGCGGTCATCGGCCCGGAGTCGGCGTTGGAGGCGGGGGTCGCGGACGCGCTCGACGACGCCGGCGTCTACGCGTTCGGCCCGCGGGCCGCGGAGGCCCGGCTGGAGACAGACAAGGCGTACCAGCGGGAGTTCATGGAGGAGCACGCGATCCCGGGCTGTCCGGACTACGCGGTGTTCGACGACACGGAGGCGGCCTGCGAGTACATCGACGAGTACGACGGCGACCTCGCGGTCAAGCCCGCCGGGCTCACCGGCGGGAAGGGCGTGAAGGTGATCGGCGACCAGGTGACGAGCGAGGAGGCCAAGGCGTACCTCCGCGACTCCGACTACGACCGCGTGGTGCTGGAGGAGCGGCTCGTCGGCGAGGAGTTCACGATCCAGGCGTTCGTCGCCGACGGCGACCTGCGGACGACGCCGGCGGTCCAGGACCACAAGCGCGCCTACGAGGGCGACGAGGGGCCCAACACCGGCGGGATGGGCTCGTACTCCGACACGGGGCCGTCGCTGCCGTTCATGCGCGAGGGAGACTACGAGGCCGCGGTCGAGGTACTGGAGGCGGTCGTCGACGCGCTCCCCGAGTACAAGGGCGTCCTCTACGGTCAGTTCATGCTCACGGACGCGGGCCCGAAGGTCGTCGAGTTCAACGCGCGCTTCGGCGACCCGGAGGCGATGAACACGCTGCCCGTCCTCGACACGCCGTTCGTCGACGTGCTCGCCGCCGCGCGCGACGGCGACTCCCTCCCGGAGCTCTCCTTCTCCGGCGAGGCGACCGTCTGTAAGTACGCGGTGCCGGACGGCTATCCGACCGACCCCGACGCGGGCGCCGAGATCGCGGTCGACGAGGAGAGCGCGGGCGACGCGCTCCTCTACTACGCCAGCGTCGACGAGCGCGACGGCCGCCTGTACACGACCACGTCGCGGGCGTTCGCCGTCGTCGGCCGCGGCGACTCCGTCGCGGCCGCCGAGGCGCAGGCGGAGGACGCCCTGGCGGCCGCGGGCGACCGCGTCCGCATCCGCCACGACATCGGCACGGCCGACCTCGTCCAGCGCCGGATCGACCACATGGACGACCTCCGGAGCTGA
- a CDS encoding geranylgeranyl reductase family protein: MYDFVVVGAGPPGSRFARRAAEAGRDVVAFEKGSVGEPLACSGHVSDDVWEYAPDGARDDLLQNRVYGARFHVGGPGSRSYPFYKREPVSNVIDRVGLDRTLAEAAREAGADVREDHTVVGVEERSDRVAVDVRTPAGDVERVEARMVAGCDGPTSRVRRALDLPEPDELLHGVLGFDPAADAGDYVDVHLTAPTFFAWRIPRGDAGVEYGLAAPPSEDVSGMFERLTDAYGATTDRRCSGAIPVGPPSRTTSDRGFLIGDAAAQTKPFTGGGILYGMRAADVAAAAIDPADPATLADYESGWRAELATEIRLGKAIRRCYSLPEPVQRVGLRALSGEIGVHMDEPSSFFSASNLRSLFSRATPPERIHPDNREAQ, from the coding sequence ATGTACGACTTCGTCGTCGTCGGCGCGGGACCGCCGGGGTCGCGGTTCGCCCGACGCGCGGCCGAGGCCGGCCGCGACGTCGTCGCCTTCGAGAAGGGGTCGGTCGGCGAGCCGCTCGCCTGCTCCGGGCACGTCTCCGACGACGTGTGGGAGTACGCCCCCGACGGCGCCCGCGACGACCTCCTCCAGAACAGGGTGTACGGGGCCCGCTTCCACGTCGGCGGTCCAGGGTCGCGGTCCTACCCCTTCTACAAGCGAGAGCCGGTCTCCAACGTGATCGACCGCGTCGGGCTCGACCGAACCCTCGCCGAGGCCGCGCGCGAGGCGGGCGCCGACGTCCGGGAGGACCACACGGTCGTCGGCGTCGAGGAGCGCTCCGACCGGGTCGCCGTGGACGTTCGGACGCCCGCGGGCGACGTGGAGCGGGTCGAGGCCCGGATGGTCGCCGGCTGCGACGGGCCCACTTCGCGGGTGCGGCGCGCGCTCGACCTCCCGGAGCCGGACGAACTCCTCCACGGCGTCCTCGGGTTCGACCCCGCGGCGGACGCGGGCGACTACGTCGACGTCCACCTCACCGCGCCGACGTTCTTCGCGTGGCGGATCCCCCGCGGCGACGCTGGCGTCGAGTACGGGCTGGCGGCGCCGCCGAGCGAGGACGTGTCGGGGATGTTCGAGCGGCTCACGGACGCCTACGGCGCGACGACCGACCGCCGCTGCTCGGGCGCGATCCCGGTCGGACCGCCGTCGCGGACGACGAGCGACCGCGGCTTCCTGATCGGCGACGCCGCCGCGCAGACGAAGCCGTTCACCGGCGGCGGCATCCTCTACGGGATGCGCGCGGCCGACGTGGCCGCGGCGGCGATCGACCCGGCGGACCCGGCGACGCTCGCGGACTACGAGTCCGGGTGGCGCGCCGAGCTGGCCACGGAGATCCGGCTCGGGAAGGCGATCAGGCGGTGTTACTCGCTCCCGGAACCGGTCCAGCGGGTCGGGCTGCGGGCGCTGTCCGGCGAGATCGGCGTCCACATGGACGAGCCGTCCTCGTTCTTCTCGGCGTCGAACCTGCGGTCGCTGTTCTCGCGGGCGACCCCCCCGGAACGGATACACCCCGACAACCGGGAGGCACAGTGA
- a CDS encoding trehalase family glycosidase, with protein MSSGLFDYTNFPQISGELFRTVQGRDLFEDDKRFVDAEPRVSPDLVLERYLSARDRPDFELASFVEDHFRLPEPVAAAPDLTASRSMEDHVSSLWGALTRTFEDDAAGSTVVPIPNPHVVPGGRFREMYYWDSYFTAEGLAAADRTDLIAGMVGNIASLIDRFGFVPLGNRAYYDSRSQVPLFYRMLRVLERAEGFDAVAPHVEALRTEHEFWMDGADRVGRESGPAAHRRVVGLADATVLNRYWDDRARPRPESYHEDRRLAERVPVDDRPDLFRDVRAACESGWDFSSRWLAADDLTTIRTTELVPVDLNAVLFGMESALAEWLPKVGRVEAGERYADLAADRRTAINRYCWDPDAGFYVDHSWVDGRPSGRLTLAAVAPLFTGAATNDRAAAVADRLREDFLRPGGLVTTLEATGEQWDAPSGWAPLHWMAVTGLRRYGHDDLADEIADRWVGLARRSFEETGRMAEKYDVRTVGETTDLGEYEPQYGFGWTNGVVTALSARR; from the coding sequence ATGAGTTCCGGTCTCTTCGACTACACCAATTTTCCGCAGATCTCCGGCGAGCTCTTCCGCACCGTCCAGGGTCGCGACCTCTTCGAGGACGACAAGCGGTTCGTCGACGCGGAGCCGCGCGTCTCCCCCGACCTGGTTCTCGAACGGTACCTGTCCGCGCGCGACCGGCCCGACTTCGAACTGGCGTCGTTCGTCGAGGACCACTTTCGGCTGCCGGAACCGGTCGCCGCCGCTCCGGACCTCACCGCGTCGCGGTCGATGGAGGACCACGTCTCGTCGCTGTGGGGCGCCCTGACCCGGACGTTCGAGGACGACGCGGCCGGCTCGACGGTCGTCCCGATCCCGAACCCGCACGTCGTCCCGGGCGGTCGCTTCCGGGAGATGTACTACTGGGACAGCTACTTCACCGCGGAGGGGCTGGCGGCCGCCGACCGGACCGACCTGATCGCCGGCATGGTCGGGAACATCGCCTCCCTGATCGACCGCTTCGGCTTCGTCCCCCTCGGCAACCGGGCGTACTACGACAGCCGGTCGCAGGTCCCGCTGTTCTACCGCATGCTGCGCGTGCTGGAGCGCGCGGAGGGGTTCGACGCGGTCGCCCCCCACGTCGAGGCGCTCCGGACGGAACACGAGTTCTGGATGGACGGGGCCGACCGCGTCGGCCGGGAGAGCGGTCCCGCGGCGCACCGCCGCGTCGTCGGGCTCGCGGACGCGACCGTCCTCAACCGGTACTGGGACGACCGCGCCCGCCCGCGTCCGGAGTCGTACCACGAGGACCGCCGGCTCGCCGAGCGGGTCCCGGTCGACGACCGGCCCGACCTGTTCCGCGACGTCCGGGCCGCCTGCGAGTCGGGCTGGGACTTCAGCTCCCGGTGGCTCGCGGCGGACGACCTCACCACGATCCGGACGACCGAGCTGGTGCCGGTCGACCTCAACGCCGTCCTCTTCGGGATGGAGTCCGCCCTCGCGGAGTGGCTCCCGAAGGTCGGCCGGGTCGAGGCCGGCGAGCGGTACGCCGACCTCGCCGCCGACCGGCGGACGGCGATCAACCGCTACTGCTGGGACCCGGACGCGGGGTTCTACGTCGACCACTCGTGGGTCGACGGCCGGCCGTCCGGCCGCCTCACGCTCGCCGCCGTCGCGCCGCTCTTCACCGGCGCCGCGACCAACGACCGGGCGGCCGCGGTCGCCGACCGGCTGCGTGAGGACTTCCTCCGCCCCGGCGGCCTCGTGACGACGCTCGAAGCCACGGGCGAGCAGTGGGACGCGCCCAGCGGCTGGGCCCCGCTCCATTGGATGGCCGTCACCGGGCTGCGGCGGTACGGGCACGACGACCTGGCCGACGAGATAGCGGACCGCTGGGTCGGCCTCGCGCGGCGGTCGTTCGAGGAGACCGGCCGCATGGCGGAGAAGTACGACGTGCGCACTGTCGGAGAGACGACCGACTTGGGCGAGTACGAACCCCAGTACGGGTTCGGCTGGACGAACGGCGTCGTCACGGCGCTGTCGGCTCGGCGGTAG
- a CDS encoding mandelate racemase/muconate lactonizing enzyme family protein, whose protein sequence is MSRNYESLHDPNAEYTMRELSAETMGTTGTRGGGRDVEITDVQTTMVDGNFPWTLVRVYTDAGVVGTGEAYWGAGVPELIERMKPFVVGENPLDIDRLYEHLIQKMSGEGSVEGVTVTAISGIEVALHDLAGKILDVPAYQLLGGKYRDQMRVYCDCHTEEEADPEACADEAERVVDELGYDALKFDLDVPSGFEKDRANRHLRPGEIRHKAEIVEKVTERVKDKADVSFDCHWTFSGGSAKRLADAIEEYDVWWLEDPVPPENLEVQEEVTKSTTTPITVGENRYRVTELRRLIENQAVDIVAPDLPKVGGMRETRKIADVANQYYVPVAMHNVASPIATMAAAHVGTSIPNSLAIEYHSYELGWWEDLVEEDVIEDGYIEVPEKPGLGLTLDLDTVEEHMVEGETLFDPA, encoded by the coding sequence ATGAGCCGAAACTACGAGTCGCTCCACGACCCGAACGCGGAGTACACGATGCGAGAGCTCTCCGCCGAGACGATGGGGACCACCGGGACGCGCGGGGGCGGCCGCGACGTCGAGATCACTGACGTTCAGACGACGATGGTCGACGGGAACTTCCCGTGGACGCTCGTCCGCGTGTACACCGACGCGGGCGTCGTCGGCACCGGCGAGGCGTACTGGGGCGCGGGCGTCCCGGAGCTCATCGAGCGCATGAAGCCGTTCGTGGTCGGCGAGAACCCGCTCGACATCGACCGCCTCTACGAGCACCTCATCCAGAAGATGTCCGGCGAGGGCTCCGTCGAGGGCGTCACCGTCACGGCCATCTCGGGCATCGAGGTCGCGCTCCACGACCTCGCCGGCAAGATCCTCGACGTGCCCGCCTACCAGCTGCTCGGCGGGAAGTACCGCGACCAGATGCGCGTCTACTGCGACTGCCACACCGAGGAGGAGGCGGACCCCGAGGCGTGCGCGGACGAGGCCGAGCGCGTCGTCGACGAGCTGGGCTACGACGCGCTGAAGTTCGACCTCGACGTGCCGAGCGGCTTCGAGAAGGACCGCGCGAACCGCCACCTCCGCCCCGGCGAGATCCGCCACAAGGCGGAGATCGTCGAGAAGGTCACCGAGCGCGTGAAGGACAAGGCCGACGTCTCCTTCGACTGCCACTGGACGTTCTCGGGCGGCTCCGCGAAGCGGCTCGCGGACGCCATCGAGGAGTACGACGTGTGGTGGCTCGAAGACCCGGTCCCGCCGGAGAACCTCGAAGTCCAGGAGGAGGTCACCAAGAGCACGACCACGCCGATCACGGTCGGCGAGAACCGCTACCGCGTCACCGAGCTCCGCCGCCTCATCGAGAACCAGGCGGTCGACATCGTCGCACCCGACCTCCCGAAGGTCGGCGGCATGCGCGAGACCCGCAAGATCGCGGACGTAGCGAACCAGTACTACGTCCCGGTCGCGATGCACAACGTCGCCTCGCCGATCGCGACGATGGCGGCGGCCCACGTCGGCACCTCCATCCCGAACTCGCTCGCCATCGAGTACCACTCCTACGAACTGGGCTGGTGGGAGGACCTCGTCGAGGAGGACGTGATCGAGGACGGCTACATCGAGGTGCCGGAGAAGCCGGGCCTCGGCCTCACGCTCGATCTGGACACCGTCGAGGAGCACATGGTCGAGGGCGAGACGCTGTTCGATCCGGCATAA
- a CDS encoding acyltransferase, with protein sequence MTDDDAAATRDDTEPARGDQGARPDGADPSRSDRLDRFPTPGPRNSLWSWPDAKSPLAVVRNYVVIVVARICPSLRLKNWLLRRIGVTVGAGVAWGLESTPDVFWPERIRVGDDAVIGYDATLLCHEFLHEEYRLGDVVVEDEAMVGAGAIVLPGVTVGEGARVAANSLVAEDVPPGATVAGVPAEVVSRAETAASDD encoded by the coding sequence GTGACCGACGATGACGCGGCCGCGACGCGCGACGACACCGAGCCGGCACGCGGCGACCAGGGCGCGAGGCCCGACGGCGCCGACCCATCCCGGAGCGACCGCCTCGACCGGTTTCCGACGCCGGGACCGCGCAACTCCCTGTGGTCGTGGCCGGACGCGAAGTCGCCGCTCGCGGTCGTCCGCAACTACGTCGTGATCGTCGTCGCGCGGATCTGTCCGAGCCTCCGGCTGAAGAACTGGCTGCTGCGGCGGATCGGCGTCACGGTCGGCGCCGGCGTCGCCTGGGGGTTGGAGTCGACGCCCGACGTGTTCTGGCCCGAGCGGATCCGCGTCGGCGACGACGCAGTCATCGGGTACGACGCCACGCTGCTGTGCCACGAGTTCCTCCACGAGGAGTACCGCCTCGGCGACGTGGTCGTCGAGGACGAGGCGATGGTCGGCGCCGGGGCGATAGTGCTGCCCGGCGTCACCGTCGGCGAGGGGGCGCGCGTCGCCGCGAACTCGCTCGTCGCCGAGGACGTGCCGCCGGGCGCGACCGTCGCGGGCGTGCCGGCCGAGGTCGTCTCGCGGGCGGAGACGGCCGCGAGCGACGACTGA
- the surE gene encoding 5'/3'-nucleotidase SurE, with translation MSVDRILLTNDDGVDAAGLRALHDALATEYAVTVVAPADDQSSVGRRLSDDVAVDDHELGYVLDGTPVDCVVAGLDELVPEADAVVAGCNEGANLGAYTLGRSGTVSAAVEAAFFDVPAVATSMYVPGGDDWWKREFAAADFAHAARATRYLVDEAVDAGVFERADYLNVNAPIADEDRAPLRVTTPSTWYGMRAERNGDGRVGFSDPIWGRMNDGDVPDPVGTDRRAVVDGEVSVSPLSVPHAAAPNAGLDDLADAYESAVRS, from the coding sequence ATGAGCGTCGACCGGATCCTGTTGACCAACGACGACGGCGTCGACGCCGCGGGGCTGCGCGCGCTCCACGACGCGCTCGCGACCGAGTACGCGGTGACGGTCGTCGCGCCGGCCGACGACCAGTCGTCCGTCGGCCGCCGCCTCTCCGACGACGTCGCGGTCGACGACCACGAGCTGGGGTACGTCCTCGACGGGACCCCCGTCGACTGCGTCGTCGCCGGCCTCGACGAACTCGTCCCGGAGGCGGACGCGGTCGTCGCGGGCTGCAACGAGGGGGCGAACCTCGGCGCCTACACGCTCGGCCGGTCGGGGACCGTCTCCGCGGCGGTCGAGGCCGCGTTCTTCGACGTGCCCGCGGTCGCGACCTCGATGTACGTGCCCGGCGGCGACGACTGGTGGAAGCGGGAGTTCGCGGCCGCGGACTTCGCGCACGCGGCACGGGCGACGCGGTACCTCGTCGACGAGGCGGTCGACGCCGGCGTGTTCGAGCGGGCGGACTACCTCAACGTCAACGCGCCCATCGCGGACGAGGACCGCGCGCCGCTCCGCGTCACGACGCCCTCGACGTGGTACGGGATGCGCGCGGAGCGCAACGGGGACGGTCGCGTCGGGTTCTCCGACCCGATCTGGGGCCGGATGAACGACGGCGACGTGCCGGATCCCGTTGGGACCGACCGGCGCGCCGTCGTCGACGGCGAGGTGTCGGTCTCGCCGCTCTCGGTGCCGCACGCCGCGGCGCCGAACGCCGGGCTCGACGACCTCGCCGACGCCTACGAATCGGCGGTCCGGTCCTGA
- a CDS encoding DUF5798 family protein, protein MGFGDTAKKIQTLADRAERTYKKISELRDEVDETQETVKDTAERVKTLENEMAEQRAVLDAVAEEVGVDLARVSTEAHITDAEESAADAADDADESDDADDNAA, encoded by the coding sequence ATGGGATTCGGGGACACCGCAAAGAAGATCCAGACCCTCGCGGACCGCGCGGAGCGCACGTACAAGAAGATCAGCGAGCTCCGCGACGAGGTCGACGAGACGCAGGAGACGGTGAAAGACACCGCGGAGCGCGTCAAGACGCTCGAAAACGAGATGGCCGAACAGCGGGCCGTCCTCGACGCCGTCGCCGAGGAGGTCGGCGTCGACCTGGCGCGCGTGAGCACCGAGGCGCACATCACCGACGCCGAGGAGTCGGCGGCCGACGCGGCCGACGACGCGGACGAGAGCGACGACGCCGACGATAACGCGGCGTAA
- a CDS encoding TRAM domain-containing protein, translating to MVEITDSLACLYTGRVESRGDDYVVTVPASEIEHGSVSVGETYRIAVLDRADSPAESTDDADAASVPETNGTSDGTPSDDGQRPTSRGAAGAVQPDPPVSEGEVRDVTIETLGDKGDGIAKIERGYVVIVPDAEPGEQPTVEITSVRENVSFANVVDE from the coding sequence ATGGTCGAAATCACTGATTCTCTCGCGTGTCTGTACACCGGACGGGTGGAGTCCCGCGGCGACGACTACGTCGTCACCGTCCCGGCCTCGGAGATCGAACACGGAAGCGTCAGCGTGGGCGAGACGTATCGGATCGCCGTCCTGGACCGCGCCGACTCGCCGGCGGAGTCGACGGACGACGCCGACGCCGCGTCCGTCCCCGAGACGAACGGCACTTCTGACGGCACGCCGTCCGACGACGGCCAGCGGCCCACCTCTCGGGGGGCCGCCGGCGCGGTCCAGCCGGACCCGCCCGTCTCAGAGGGGGAGGTACGGGACGTGACGATCGAGACGCTCGGCGACAAGGGCGACGGGATCGCGAAGATCGAACGCGGCTACGTCGTCATCGTTCCCGACGCGGAGCCGGGCGAGCAGCCGACCGTCGAGATCACGAGCGTCCGCGAGAACGTCTCGTTCGCGAACGTCGTCGACGAGTAG
- a CDS encoding thioredoxin domain-containing protein has product MPQPTERNRLDGEASPYLQQHADNPVNWQPWGDEAFERAQEHDVPVFVSIGYSSCHWCHVMAEESFEDESVAGVVNESFVPVKVDREERPDVDSTFMTVCQLVTGGGGWPLSAWCTPEGKPFYVGTYFPPEPRRNQPGFRDLCERIADSWSDPEQREEMKRRADQWAESARDELESVPTPDAADPSGADAARPAGEDLLDTAAAAALRGYDEEHGGFGSGGAKFPMPGRIDLLMRAYAGRGRDALLSAATGTLDGMARGGMYDQIGGGFHRYAVDREWTVPHFEKMLYDNAELPMVYLDGYRLSGDPAYARVASESLAFLDRELRHEGGGFFSTLDARSRPPASRGGDEGGDVEGAFYVWTPEEVDAILDEPAASLAKERYGIRAGGNFERGTTVPTVAASVEELAGDRDLSPEEVREVLIEARTELFDAREERPRPARDEKVLASWNGRAISAFARAGNALGEEYAEIAREALDFCRERLYDADRETGALARRWLDGDVRGPGYLDDYAFLARGALDTYAATGDPEPLGFALDLADALVDEFHDADDGTIYFTRDLDGEARDGPGNAGDETADAGPLIARPQEFTDRSTPSSLGVAAETLALLDGFRTDGEFREIAERVVRTHADRIRGSPLEHASLVRAADLVETGGIEVTVAADAVPDGWRETLGERYLPGALVAPRPATDAGLDEWLDRLGMTEAPPIWADRDAVDGEPTAYVCEGFTCSPPRTDLDAALSWLETRESSE; this is encoded by the coding sequence ATGCCACAGCCGACCGAGCGGAATCGCCTCGACGGCGAGGCGAGCCCGTACCTCCAACAGCACGCCGACAACCCCGTCAACTGGCAGCCGTGGGGCGACGAGGCGTTCGAGCGCGCTCAGGAGCACGACGTTCCGGTGTTCGTCTCCATCGGCTACTCCTCGTGTCACTGGTGTCACGTCATGGCCGAGGAGAGCTTCGAGGACGAGTCGGTCGCGGGCGTGGTCAACGAGTCGTTCGTCCCGGTCAAGGTCGACCGGGAGGAGCGGCCGGACGTCGACAGCACGTTCATGACCGTCTGCCAGCTCGTCACGGGCGGCGGCGGGTGGCCGCTCTCGGCGTGGTGTACCCCGGAGGGGAAGCCGTTCTACGTCGGGACCTACTTCCCGCCCGAGCCGCGGCGGAATCAGCCCGGCTTCCGCGACCTGTGCGAACGCATCGCCGACTCCTGGAGCGACCCGGAGCAGCGCGAGGAGATGAAGCGGCGCGCCGACCAGTGGGCCGAGAGCGCGCGCGACGAGCTGGAGTCGGTGCCGACGCCGGACGCGGCCGATCCGAGCGGGGCGGACGCCGCTCGGCCAGCGGGCGAGGACTTGCTCGACACGGCCGCGGCGGCCGCGCTGCGCGGCTACGACGAGGAGCACGGCGGCTTCGGGAGCGGCGGCGCGAAGTTCCCGATGCCCGGCCGGATCGACCTCCTCATGCGCGCCTACGCCGGGCGCGGCCGGGACGCGCTCCTGTCGGCCGCGACCGGCACGCTCGACGGGATGGCCCGCGGGGGCATGTACGACCAGATCGGCGGCGGGTTCCACCGCTACGCGGTCGACCGCGAGTGGACGGTCCCGCACTTCGAGAAGATGCTGTACGACAACGCCGAGCTGCCGATGGTCTACCTCGACGGCTACCGGCTCTCGGGCGACCCAGCGTACGCCCGCGTCGCGAGCGAGTCGCTGGCGTTCCTCGACCGCGAGCTTCGCCACGAGGGCGGCGGCTTCTTCAGCACCCTCGACGCGCGCAGCCGACCGCCCGCGAGCCGCGGGGGCGATGAGGGGGGAGACGTCGAGGGGGCGTTCTACGTGTGGACGCCCGAAGAGGTCGACGCTATCCTCGACGAGCCGGCCGCGTCGCTCGCCAAGGAGCGGTACGGGATCCGGGCCGGCGGCAACTTCGAGCGCGGCACGACCGTCCCGACGGTCGCCGCGTCCGTCGAGGAGCTGGCCGGCGACCGCGACCTGTCGCCCGAAGAGGTCCGAGAGGTCCTGATCGAGGCGCGCACCGAGCTGTTCGACGCCCGCGAGGAGCGCCCGCGCCCCGCCCGCGACGAGAAGGTGCTGGCCTCGTGGAACGGGCGAGCGATCTCCGCGTTCGCCCGGGCCGGGAACGCCCTCGGCGAAGAGTACGCCGAGATCGCCCGCGAGGCGCTCGACTTCTGTCGGGAACGCCTCTACGACGCCGACCGCGAGACCGGCGCGCTCGCCCGGCGCTGGCTCGACGGCGACGTGCGCGGCCCGGGGTACCTCGACGACTACGCGTTCCTCGCGCGCGGCGCGCTCGACACGTACGCGGCGACCGGCGACCCGGAGCCGCTCGGGTTCGCCCTCGACCTCGCCGACGCGCTCGTCGACGAGTTCCACGACGCCGACGACGGGACGATCTACTTCACCCGCGACCTCGACGGCGAGGCGCGAGACGGCCCCGGCAACGCCGGCGACGAGACCGCCGACGCCGGGCCCCTCATCGCGCGCCCGCAGGAGTTCACCGACCGGTCGACGCCGTCGAGCCTCGGCGTCGCCGCCGAGACGCTCGCGCTCCTCGACGGCTTCCGGACGGACGGCGAGTTCCGCGAGATCGCCGAGCGCGTCGTGCGGACCCACGCCGACCGGATCCGCGGGAGCCCGCTGGAACACGCCTCCCTCGTGCGGGCGGCCGACCTGGTCGAGACCGGCGGGATCGAGGTGACCGTCGCCGCCGACGCGGTCCCCGACGGCTGGCGCGAGACGCTCGGCGAGCGGTACCTCCCGGGCGCGCTGGTCGCGCCCCGACCCGCGACCGATGCCGGCCTCGACGAGTGGCTCGACCGCCTCGGCATGACCGAGGCCCCGCCGATCTGGGCGGACCGCGACGCGGTCGACGGCGAACCGACCGCGTACGTCTGCGAGGGGTTCACCTGCTCGCCGCCGCGGACGGACCTCGACGCGGCGCTCTCGTGGCTGGAAACCCGGGAGTCGTCCGAGTAG
- a CDS encoding nucleotide exchange factor GrpE: MSDDDAVDVESAEDEAGDAARTNGTAEATAEEAAAESADGDARHDEEALAAAVAEHDEALAREVAALEADLAETREALRERDEEVEELTSKLARVKADFSNYKERAKRKQEEIRERASEALVERIAPVRNDLLRALDQDEGSDLRPGVESTLEKFDDVLADEGVEPIEPEPGEEVDPARHQVMLRVDSDRPEGTIHEVYEPGYEMGDRVLSEAKVTVSTGDGE; the protein is encoded by the coding sequence ATGAGCGACGACGACGCCGTCGACGTCGAGTCCGCCGAGGACGAGGCGGGCGACGCGGCGCGGACGAACGGCACGGCGGAGGCGACCGCCGAGGAAGCGGCCGCAGAGTCGGCCGACGGCGACGCCCGTCACGACGAGGAGGCGCTCGCCGCAGCCGTCGCCGAGCACGACGAGGCGCTCGCGCGCGAGGTCGCGGCGCTGGAGGCCGACCTCGCCGAGACCCGCGAGGCGCTGCGCGAGCGCGACGAGGAGGTCGAGGAGCTGACGAGCAAGCTCGCCCGCGTGAAGGCGGACTTCAGCAACTACAAGGAGCGCGCGAAGCGGAAGCAGGAGGAGATCCGCGAGCGCGCCTCCGAGGCGCTCGTCGAGCGGATCGCGCCCGTCCGGAACGACCTCCTGCGCGCGCTCGACCAGGACGAGGGGAGCGACCTCCGCCCCGGCGTGGAGTCGACGCTGGAGAAGTTCGACGACGTGCTCGCCGACGAGGGGGTCGAACCCATCGAGCCGGAGCCGGGCGAGGAGGTCGACCCGGCGCGCCACCAGGTGATGCTCCGCGTCGACAGCGACCGCCCCGAGGGGACGATCCACGAGGTGTACGAGCCCGGCTACGAGATGGGCGACCGCGTGCTGAGCGAGGCGAAGGTGACCGTCAGCACCGGCGACGGCGAATAG